A single window of Danio rerio strain Tuebingen ecotype United States chromosome 15, GRCz12tu, whole genome shotgun sequence DNA harbors:
- the igsf10 gene encoding immunoglobulin superfamily member 10 → MCDPAADSRLLWRFMVLLCVLACLTHRSSGCPKSCVCYAPSEVHCTFRYLSEMPGDIQTAVERINLGYNSLSSLQANALSGLNKLELLMLHSNMIKTVEDSAFSGLTSLQVLKMSYNRVEKLNKDTFRGLDNLVRLQLDHNLITFIHPESFYGLKRLQLINLEGNQLQQLHPDTFISVRFGQILKWSSLKTIYLSDNALSTLPAAVLSGCVKIENLFLSGNPWSCDCRMSWLAKWIEKHPGVLKCKRDKKFLKEPCPVCEFPLSSRGSSIVQLQSDGYTCSRPQIHPHLKLRNFTLTDSDYTEVSPVDFVAPIGSLEMNIKDQSHSDARVACLVQRPSSMENMSAIFGLDGKDVTALRATVSTLLVCNIDYDDIREIWDILATYSDFPMILEREVAISLQSDAVYTYKQAVSTADDVFTEIEAKIKAIPEWLMQGRVMLQLDRATTAFPTLTIKYLSTIQIDVGGSKNNRDEYSWTMIRRDNQTRTEHLLLVGGMTELNCQTFGNPKPIIEWILPDGSKIRAPYNSEDQRIVITHEGILSVKSAEISDTGVYHCIATSYLDADVLAFRVTVMPLDIEEEEINGIRVSHHLGQNLRLDCTSLSSPQASIQWILPDHTVLDKSYGKRTLHRNGTLVIHGLTYRDIGFYRCLAGNFLGADLLASQVTIYDDLLNSTMPTHVKESNHRVVQIIDNSQTLGSRYLSQRTSEESRSITSDRPYTWLQSRFHKVPIGRRGNGRNSRRVVNKRFQKEGKTLISKPQIKEINKEAVNLSKTLFKEQSDDNNAASGDGINEDEFIVMTTTKTLEKKQVSSINTEIPRTYKTVNSAFIQVTSDDTSHVLRTKKKSNLVTGITDSQTPTPPITPSYTLSNYGTQRNYKKQSKTKSDYKLNQTDGETSLYDTATSRPSETLVTHKPSLIEVTELTFSGDSEDVATGTTQYNFQGPNVTNVEPKSQTIFTAVTTTEDQEKITFQTTQRIKSELLPGSTIISKHQIQIVPSRKLQPGKKRKFNGRRRIIRPSKISDIQSILDKFKLHSTNKEDNLPISETTDKFAECVKMKSDKSGVSRDKCRTSVDQSPINSTDMYHITISSLSVTEKPVRAGSRTTVTDSQMSTTLVHSISEESGGYKKYFNSKEKAFTAPTTSTTTMSSQFTQGKILWQGSFENNGETPRKHQNSITLSTNKEQMTSTSTAEPYKSTTPLPTTELHLTHVNVSPTKTKENNNTPDASSDDSSGSSSLTETDFSDNIITPSKPSRSFTSPTLHELSTTTEPTGVSYSLVAPPTMKTVQKQDTSQSKFSRTGLWRKQKPGYHRRGFRGRRPIKKTTTKSPVSTMTKIAVESAATQSTNTPTQTKHRGAGIHHLHPTLKESERPVSTGNTDSGSKGWSDSLTTKTTIVDINPTVTRPHTTVQSQIQRKTKNPKVNTNMRGTLERFWRLTTQSPVIKIQPTTHEHTVKDCFGCLHPKASGKSQRRTVTSDTMTTSTAFPITPFPYTSSTTGNLNAYDHSTWDATTSLKHITSKPVIDGGKAASFTVLSNSDAFLPCKATGNPEAIISWNRFTSTTGVMLTIKGKMGKFEVLKNGTLLIHRANIKDHGQYICIAENDYGSDKLVVTLSVVAYPARILETKMRELKILAGKTVHMACRTEGRPVPIVSWILPNHTEVKGPNGEHGRVKVSPMGTLTIQEVSVSDHGHYKCVASNPGGTDTATVHLQVVATPPVILEEKQQLVEADAGQNLFLPCTTHGDPEPTTHWVLHNGVIVLPLTYSHTKISVFANGTLYLRNLDVSESGKYECIATSSTGSERRVVTLSVKRTETIPRIVVTSRHHTDVEYGGQLHLNCSAVGNPTPEIMWRLPSKVLVDKTHRMGSRIKVLENGTLIIESLNEKDSGDFLCVARNKVGDDTQLMKVSVSMKPARIKPSVFSRKQVPYGNDLKVDCVAAGVPMPEISWGLPDGTLLNSALQADETEGDQLKRYILFNNGTLYLNTVGTDEEGDYTCYAENKLGKDKMHVHISVLTAAPYIQHPKLSDARVNPGGNVRFDCKAIGEPKPKVFWMLPSKDIIAASNERYFVHANGSLDIRNVKLSDAGEYVCMARNAAGEENKVYKLDIDGNPPIINGFKQNRTVLKDTAIKYTRKLIDCNAEGDPVPKITWIMPDNIFLTAPYYGSRINVHVNGTLEIRNVRPSDTAEFICIAQNDGGEAVMLVQLEVTDKLMRPIFKNPFNERVVTRFGRTALLNCSADGQPTPDIIWTLPNKTRFTRAQGLEGSRYHLGRDGTFVIYNSSIEDSGKYRCAAKNKVGYIEKLVVLEVIQKPYILTRPKGIIRGISGQSLFLHCLTDEIKSTISWTMPGGFVLASPQVSGRYQLMENGTLVVHETTMQDRGNYVCKATNDAGEAVLTVSVIILAYPARITNGPPPALKGVTGVPVHLQCVANGIPTPDIVWELPDRSILATNGKGQPVGSELLQAQGTLLIRNPTRMHSGNYKCIAFNYLGRDTRTTYMTIL, encoded by the exons TTAAAATGGTCATCTCTCAAGACTATTTATTTGTCTGACAATGCTTTAAGCACACTGCCTGCCGCTGTATTATCTGGCTGCGTCAAGATAGAAAATCTGTTTCTAAGTGGAAACCCTTGGTCATGTGATTGCCGGATGAGTTGGCTGGCCAAGTGGATAGAGAAACACCCTG GTGTTCTAAAATGCAAAAGAGACAAAAAGTTTCTGAAAGAACCATGCCCCGTCTGCGAATTTCCACTTTCCTCCAGAGGCAGCAGCATTGTGCAATTGCAAAGTGATGGCTACACATGCAGCAGACCACAGATTCATCCTCACTTAAAGCTTAGGAATTTTACCTTGACTGATAGTGACTATACCGAAGTGTCTCCTGTAGATTTTGTCGCACCCATTGGTTCCTTAGAAATGAACATTAAAGATCAATCTCACAGTGATGCCAGGGTTGCATGTCTTGTGCAGAGACCTTCATCAATGGAAAACATGTCTGCAATCTTTGGACTGGATGGAAAAGACGTAACTGCCCTGCGAGCAACTGTTTCCACATTGCTAGTCTGCAATATTGATTATGATGATATACGTGAGATTTGGGACATTTTGGCTACCTATAGCGATTTCCCAATGATCCTTGAGCGAGAAGTAGCAATTTCTTTACAATCAGACGCAGTCTACACATATAAGCAGGCAGTGTCCACTGCAGATGATGTTTTCACAGAAATCGAAGCAAAAATCAAAGCCATTCCTGAATGGTTAATGCAAGGTAGGGTTATGCTACAACTGGATCGTGCAACAACAGCATTCCCAACACTTACCATCAAGTATTTATCGACCATTCAAATAGATGTTGGGGGCAGCAAGAATAATAGAGATGAGTATAGTTGGACTATGATTAGAAGGGACAACCAGACCAGGACTGAGCACTTACTCCTTGTTGGTGGCATGACTGAATTAAATTGCCAGACTTTCGGGAATCCCAAACCCATAATTGAATGGATTCTACCAGATGGAAGTAAGATACGAGCACCATATAACAGCGAGGACCAAAGGATTGtaataactcatgaaggaattctTTCTGTAAAATCAGCTGAAATCTCAGACACGGGTGTCTATCATTGCATTGCGACCAGCTATCTGGATGCAGATGTTCTTGCCTTTAGGGTCACTGTGATGCCTCTGGATATTGAGGAGGAAGAGATTAACGGAATCAGAGTCTCACATCACCTTGGTCAGAACCTACGTCTTGATTGTACATCACTTAGCAGTCCACAGGCGTCCATCCAGTGGATACTTCCCGACCACACAGTTTTAGACAAATCTTATGGCAAAAGAACTCTCCATAGAAATGGAACTTTGGTCATACATGGATTGACTTACAGGGACATAGGGTTTTACAGATGCTTAGCTGGAAATTTTCTGGGAGCGGACTTGCTTGCTTCTCAAGTAACCATCTATGATGATTTGTTAAATAGCACAATGCCAACTCATGTAAAGGAATCTAACCATCGTGTTGTACAAATTATAGACAATAGTCAGACACTTGGAAGTAGGTATCTCTCTCAAAGGACAAGTGAGGAGTCAAGGAGTATTACCTCAGACAGGCCTTACACTTGGCTACAGTCCCGATTTCATAAAGTTCCCATCGGTAGAAGAGGGAATGGAAGGAACTCTAGAAGAGTCGTCAATAAAAGGTTTCAGAAAGAGGGTAAAACTTTGATCAGCAAGCctcaaatcaaagaaataaacaaagaGGCAGTAAACTTGTCTAAAACTCTCTTTAAGGAACAATCTGACGACAATAACGCAGCCTCGGGGGATGGTATAAATGAAGATGAATTTATTGTAATGACAACAACTAAAACACTTGAGAAAAAACAAGTTAGCTCCATCAACACTGAAATCCCAAGGACTTACAAAACAGTCAACAGTGCTTTCATTCAAGTAACATCTGATGACACTAGTCATGTCttaagaacaaagaaaaaaagtaatttgGTTACAGGAATAACAGACTCTCAGACTCCTACCCCTCCAATAACTCCAAGCTACACTTTAAGTAACTATGGAACACaaagaaattacaaaaaacaaagtaAGACCAAGTCAGATTATAAATTAAATCAAACTGATGGAGAAACCTCTTTATATGATACCGCAACAAGTAGACCCTCGGAGACACTTGTGACTCACAAACCTTCTCTGATCGAAGTTACAGAGCTTACGTTCTCTGGGGATTCAGAAGATGTTGCCACTGGGACAACTCAGTATAACTTCCAAGGCCCAAATGTCACCAATGTGGAGCCTAAGAGTCAGACGATATTCACAGCAGTCACCACAACCGAAGATCAAGAGAAGATCACATTTCAGACAACTCAAAGGATCAAGTCAGAGCTCCTTCCTGGGTCTACCATCATCTCTAAACACCAGATCCAAATCGTTCCTTCCAGAAAATTGCAACCAGGAAAGAAGCGCAAGTTTAACGGCAGGCGTAGGATCATTCGTCCCAGCAAAATTTCAGACATACAGTCAATACTCGATAAATTTAAACTTCATTCTACAAACAAGGAAGACAACCTCCcaatttcagaaactactgacaAATTCGCAGAGTGTGTCAAAATGAAAAGTGATAAATCTGGGGTGTCTAGAGATAAATGCAGAACCTCAGTTGATCAAAGTCCGATCAACTCTACAGATATGTACCACATAACAATATCCTCTTTGAGTGTAACCGAAAAACCTGTCAGGGCAGGCTCTAGAACGACTGTCACTGACTCACAAATGTCAACAACTTTGGTGCACTCCATTTCTGAGGAGTCTGGtggttataaaaaatattttaactcaaAAGAGAAAGCTTTCACAGCTCCAACCACATCCACAACCACAATGTCTTCTCAATTCACACAGGGGAAGATTCTATGGCAGGGATCATTTGAAAACAATGGAGAGACCCCCAGGAAGCATCAAAACTCAATCACGCTATCCACTAACAAAGAGCAGATGACTTCAACATCCACCGCAGAACCTTATAAGTCAACAACCCCACTTCCCACTACAGAACTCCATCTCACACATGTTAATGTCTCTCctacaaagacaaaagaaaacaacaatacTCCAGACGCATCATCAGATGACTCATCAGGTTCTTCCTCCTTAACAGAAACAGATTTCTCTGACAACATCATAACTCCATCTAAACCATCTAGGAGTTTCACCTCTCCAACCTTGCATGAACTGTCCACAACCACAGAACCAACAGGAGTTTCTTACAGTCTAGTAGCCCCACCAACGATGAAAACTGTGCAAAAGCAAGACACTTCTCAGAGTAAGTTCTCACGCACAGGATTGTGGAGAAAGCAAAAGCCTGGTTACCACAGACGAGGCTTCAGAGGGAGAAGGCCCATAAAAAAGACAACCACTAAATCCCCAGTTAGCACAATGACTAAAATTGCGGTAGAGTCGGCTGCCACTCAATCCACAAACACACCAACACAAACTAAACACAGAGGTGCAGGAATACACCATTTGCACCCAACTCTTAAAGAATCAGAGAGACCTGTATCAACTGGTAATACTGATTCTGGCAGCAAGGGGTGGAGCGATTCCTTGACTACAAAAACCACTATAGTTGATATAAACCCTACAGTGACTAGACCACACACAACTGTACAGTCCCAAATTCAACGCAAAACCAAAAACCCCAAAGTAAACACAAATATGAGGGGTACCCTAGAGAGATTTTGGAGACTTACAACACAGAGTCCTGTGATCAAAATTCAGCCAACAACTCATGAACACACAGTCAAGGACTGTTTTGGGTGTCTTCATCCAAAGGCTTCTGGAAAATCTCAGCGCAGAACAGTTACTTCAGATACAATGACTACTTCAACAGCATTCCCAATTACTCCATTCCCATACACCAGTAGCACTACTGGAAATCTGAATGCATATGATCACTCTACATGGGATGCCACGACATCTCTTAAGCATATTACCTCCAAGCCAGTGATTGATGGTGGAAAAGCTGCCAGTTTCACTGTTCTGTCAAACTCGGATGCTTTCCTCCCATGCAAGGCCACTGGCAACCCTGAGGCCATCATCAGCTGGAACCGATTCACATCGACCACAG GTGTTATGCTGACCATCAAGGGTAAAATGGGTAAATTTGAAGTTTTGAAGAATGGAACATTGTTAATCCACAGAGCAAACATCAAAGACCATGGACAGTACATATGCATTGCCGAGAACGACTATGGTTCTGACAAGCTTGTGGTAACATTGTCAGTTGTGGCCTATCCTGCACGGATATTGGAGACAAAGATGAGGGAACTCAAGATTCTGGCTGGGAAAACGGTGCACATGGCGTGCAGGACAGAGGGCAGACCGGTGCCTATTGTGTCATGGATTCTGCCAAATCACACTGAAGTGAAGGGGCCAAATGGTGAGCATGGCAGAGTTAAAGTATCCCCAATGGGAACATTAACCATTCAAGAGGTGTCAGTGTCAGATCATGGACATTATAAGTGTGTTGCAAGCAATCCAGGGGGTACTGACACAGCTACTGTTCATCTCCAGGTGGTAGCAACACCGCCTGTAATACTGGAAGAAAAACAACAGCTTGTGGAAGCTGATGCTGGGCAGAATCTCTTTTTGCCCTGTACTACTCATGGTGACCCAGAACCCACAACACACTGGGTCTTACACAATGGCGTTATAGTTTTACCTCTAACTTACTCACACACCAAAATTTCAGTTTTTGCGAATGGTACACTTTACCTGAGGAACTTAGACGTTTCTGAAAGTGGAAAGTATGAGTGTATTGCAACAAGTTCTACTGGATCAGAACGTCGAGTTGTTACACTTTCTGTAAAGAGGACAGAAACCATCCCCAGGATCGTTGTGACATCACGACACCACACTGATGTGGAATATGGTGGCCAACTTCATCTGAACTGCTCTGCAGTTGGTAACCCAACACCTGAAATTATGTGGCGGCTACCTTCAAAGGTCCTCGTAGACAAGACACACAG AATGGGCAGTCGCATCAAAGTCCTGGAAAATGGTACCCTAATCATTGAATCACTCAATGAGAAAGATAGTGGGGACTTCCTCTGTGTTGCACGCAACAAAGTTGGAGATGACACACAGCTAATGAAGGTGTCAGTATCTATGAAGCCAGCTCGAATTAAACCAAGTGTTTTCAGCAGGAAGCAAGTGCCTTATGGCAATGACCTAAAAGTGGACTGTGTGGCTGCTGGGGTGCCTATGCCAGAGATATCATGGGGACTCCCTGATGGTACCCTGCTCAATAGTGCCCTGCAGGCAGATGAAACGGAGGGGGACCAGTTGAAACGATACATCTTATTTAATAATGGAACGCTGTACCTGAACACAGTGGGTACCGACGAGGAAGGGGACTATACCTGTTATGCTGAAAACAAATTGGGTAAAGACAAGATGCATGTTCACATAAGTGTGCTAACAGCGGCGCCTTACATTCAGCACCCAAAGCTTTCTGATGCCAGAGTTAATCCAGGTGGAAATGTCCGCTTCGATTGTAAGGCTATCGGTGAGCCCAAGCCAAAGGTCTTTTGGATGCTGCCATCCAAAGACATAATCGCTGCCTCTAATGAGCGTTACTTTGTGCACGCTAATGGGTCTCTTGATATACGAAATGTTAAATTATCTGATGCTGGGGAGTATGTCTGCATGGCTCGTAATGCAGCAGGTGAGGAGAATAAAGTTTATAAACTGGACATTGATGGAAACCCACCCATAATCAATGGCTTCAAGCAAAACAGAACGGTGCTAAAAGATACAGCAATCAAATACACTAGAAAGCTAATAGACTGCAATGCTGAAGGGGATCCAGTGCCAAAGATCACGTGGATCATGCCTGACAATATATTTCTCACAGCTCCTTATTATGGGAGCAGGATCAATGTGCATGTCAATGGTACGCTAGAGATCCGTAATGTCCGGCCATCGGATACAGCAGAGTTTATTTGTATTGCTCAGAACGATGGAGGCGAGGCGGTCATGTTAGTTCAACTGGAAGTGACGGACAAGCTCATGAGACCCATTTTTAAGAACCCCTTTAATGAGAGAGTAGTGACTCGGTTTGGGAGAACTGCACTGCTAAACTGTTCTGCTGATGGACAACCCACACCCGACATCATATGGACACTACCCAACAAGACTCGATTCACTAGAGCGCAAGGGCTTGAAGGCTCAAGATACCACCTGGGTAGGGATGGAACATTTGTGATTTATAACTCCAGCATAGAAGACTCTGGTAAATACCGCTGCGCTGCCAAAAACAAAGTGGGATATATTGAAAAGCTTGTCGTTCTTGAGGTGATTCAAAAGCCTTATATTCTAACACGGCCAAAGGGGATTATTCGAGGTATTTCTGGACAGTCTCTCTTCCTACATTGCCTGACAGATGAAATAAAGTCCACTATTTCTTGGACCATGCCAGGAGGTTTTGTTCTCGCAAGTCCACAGGTGAGTGGACGCTATCAGTTAATGGAAAATGGGACACTTGTTGTACATGAGACAACCATGCAAGATCGTGGGAATTATGTGTGCAAAGCAACAAACGACGCTGGTGAGGCTGTTCTCACTGTGTCCGTCATAATTCTTGCATATCCAGCCCGAATTACCAATGGGCCACCTCCGGCTTTGAAAGGAGTGACGGGAGTTCCTGTTCATCTGCAGTGTGTTGCTAATGGTATACCTACACCAGATATAGTCTGGGAGCTGCCTGATCGCTCGATTCTTGCTACGAATGGAAAGGGACAACCTGTCGGCAGTGAGCTTCTCCAAGCACAAGGGACACTTCTAATTCGAAATCCTACAAGAATGCATTCTGGGAATTACAAGTGTATCGCCTTTAATTACCTGGGCAGAGATACCAGAACAACATACATGACAATACTATAA